One Gemmatimonadaceae bacterium genomic window carries:
- the purS gene encoding phosphoribosylformylglycinamidine synthase subunit PurS, translating into MTRYRLSIHIVPRRGILDPQGKAVADALHSLGFPQVGDVRVGRYLVMDAEATSADAARDAARAMCEKLLANPVTEDFEIAAVEQS; encoded by the coding sequence ATGACCCGTTATCGGCTGTCGATTCACATCGTGCCCCGACGAGGCATTCTTGATCCGCAGGGCAAGGCGGTGGCTGACGCCCTGCACTCCCTTGGATTTCCGCAGGTGGGCGACGTGCGCGTCGGACGCTACCTCGTGATGGATGCCGAAGCGACGTCGGCCGACGCCGCACGGGATGCGGCGCGGGCCATGTGCGAAAAGCTGCTGGCGAATCCGGTCACTGAGGATTTCGAGATTGCGGCGGTGGAGCAATCGTGA
- the purQ gene encoding phosphoribosylformylglycinamidine synthase subunit PurQ: protein MKAGIIRFPGSNCDEDAYRAVADVLGQEAVYCWHKDHDLQGVDLVILPGGFSYGDYLRPGAIARFSPIMREVVAFANRGGPVLGICNGFQIACEAGLLPGALLRNASLRFVSAPVNLRVESIATRFTSQYHVGQVIRVPIAHGDGRYTADPDTLARLEGEGHVVFRYVNALGEATDAANPNGSERHIAGIVNHTGNVLGMMPHPERAMESALGSTDGLPLFASILESMLSAVSA, encoded by the coding sequence GTGAAGGCAGGCATCATTCGTTTCCCTGGATCGAACTGCGACGAGGATGCGTATCGCGCCGTCGCCGATGTGTTGGGTCAGGAGGCCGTGTACTGCTGGCACAAGGATCACGACTTGCAGGGCGTGGATCTGGTCATCCTGCCGGGTGGGTTCAGCTATGGTGATTATCTCCGGCCCGGCGCGATTGCGCGATTCAGTCCGATCATGCGGGAAGTTGTGGCGTTTGCCAATCGCGGTGGCCCCGTGCTGGGCATCTGCAACGGATTCCAGATTGCCTGCGAGGCCGGGTTATTGCCCGGCGCCCTCCTCCGGAATGCCAGTCTTCGTTTTGTGAGTGCGCCGGTCAATCTGCGAGTGGAGAGCATTGCGACGCGGTTCACCTCGCAGTATCACGTGGGTCAGGTGATCCGCGTGCCCATTGCGCACGGTGATGGTCGGTATACCGCCGACCCGGACACACTCGCGCGGCTCGAAGGTGAGGGGCATGTGGTCTTTCGCTACGTGAACGCGCTGGGTGAGGCGACGGATGCCGCCAACCCCAACGGATCCGAGCGCCACATCGCCGGTATTGTCAACCACACGGGCAATGTGCTGGGTATGATGCCGCATCCGGAACGGGCGATGGAATCCGCACTCGGGTCCACTGATGGTTTGCCGTTGTTCGCCTCAATTCTCGAGTCGATGCTGTCGGCGGTGAGCGCATGA
- the pssA gene encoding CDP-diacylglycerol--serine O-phosphatidyltransferase, which produces MSADVGIRPRRPRPNAAIALPNGFTLANLFFGIFAIVAASRGEFDAAARYIVFGAIADTLDGRIARATKSGTRFGEELDSLVDAISFGTAPALIMYFAVLQGGRWEWIFCFFFTACAVMRLARFNVEQAGRKTTHFTGLPSPAAGMTLATYYWFSQTSLYTETMIGDLPWHQMLRWVMLGLGMLMISNVQYAKVPSVGFRTLRGILGLLLVVGTMVGVIFLPKQFFFPALMTYVLYGIGRTAFLGLLDRLPGGHDDPSADVVADDDDDDDNDAARRRRRRRRRTPPSNPGLAPGREDSTA; this is translated from the coding sequence GTGAGCGCCGACGTCGGGATCCGACCGCGACGACCGCGCCCCAACGCGGCCATCGCGCTGCCAAACGGTTTCACGCTGGCGAATCTGTTCTTCGGCATCTTTGCGATTGTCGCGGCCTCTCGCGGTGAATTCGACGCGGCCGCGCGCTATATCGTCTTTGGCGCGATCGCCGACACACTTGATGGCCGTATCGCGCGCGCCACGAAATCGGGCACGCGTTTCGGCGAAGAACTCGATTCACTCGTCGATGCCATTTCCTTCGGCACCGCCCCCGCGCTGATCATGTATTTCGCCGTGTTGCAGGGCGGACGCTGGGAGTGGATTTTCTGCTTCTTCTTCACCGCCTGCGCCGTGATGCGACTGGCGCGTTTCAATGTCGAACAGGCTGGCCGCAAGACCACGCACTTCACAGGCTTGCCGAGCCCGGCGGCCGGCATGACGCTGGCGACGTACTACTGGTTCAGCCAGACGTCGCTGTACACCGAGACGATGATCGGCGACCTGCCATGGCATCAGATGCTGCGATGGGTCATGCTGGGGCTCGGCATGCTCATGATCAGCAACGTGCAGTATGCCAAGGTGCCATCGGTGGGATTCCGCACGCTCCGCGGCATTCTCGGACTGCTGCTGGTGGTCGGCACGATGGTCGGTGTGATCTTTCTGCCGAAGCAGTTTTTCTTCCCTGCCCTGATGACCTACGTGTTGTACGGGATCGGGCGCACCGCATTCCTCGGGTTGCTGGACCGCCTTCCTGGCGGACATGACGACCCCTCGGCAGACGTCGTTGCCGATGATGATGATGACGACGACAATGACGCCGCCCGGCGCCGCCGGCGTCGCCGTCGCAGAACTCCACCATCCAATCCCGGCCTTGCCCCGGGCCGCGAGGACTCCACTGCATGA
- a CDS encoding phosphatidylserine decarboxylase family protein, producing MFAREGYPFIVGAAALAALTFAAALRLRSWPLWLVAFLLTIVALWVAWFFRNPERSGERGAGVVIAPADGRVVLIVPIDEPTFVHGPTMRVSIFMNVFDVHVNRYPVNGIVEHVVHTTGKFLNAISEASSAENEQASVGIVSGPHRILVRQIAGLIARRIITDSAHGDHATQGARMGLIRFGSRVDVFLPPSATLQVAVGQRTEAGVTVIARLATT from the coding sequence ATGTTTGCCCGCGAAGGCTATCCATTCATTGTCGGCGCTGCGGCGTTGGCCGCACTGACCTTTGCCGCCGCGCTGCGGCTCCGCTCGTGGCCGCTGTGGCTGGTTGCCTTCCTGCTCACCATCGTGGCGCTATGGGTCGCCTGGTTCTTTCGCAATCCCGAGCGCTCCGGAGAACGAGGAGCGGGTGTCGTGATTGCGCCGGCAGATGGACGTGTCGTCCTGATCGTGCCAATCGACGAACCGACCTTTGTGCACGGGCCCACGATGCGGGTGTCGATCTTCATGAACGTGTTTGACGTGCACGTCAACCGGTACCCCGTCAACGGCATCGTCGAGCATGTCGTGCACACGACCGGCAAGTTCCTGAATGCCATCTCCGAGGCCTCCAGCGCGGAGAATGAGCAAGCGTCGGTCGGGATCGTCAGCGGACCGCATCGAATCCTGGTACGCCAGATTGCCGGTCTCATTGCCCGGCGTATCATCACCGATTCCGCCCATGGTGATCATGCGACGCAGGGCGCGCGGATGGGATTGATACGATTCGGTTCGCGGGTGGATGTGTTTCTTCCCCCGTCCGCCACCCTGCAGGTGGCCGTCGGGCAGCGCACCGAGGCGGGTGTGACGGTCATCGCACGGCTGGCCACCACGTGA